In one Brienomyrus brachyistius isolate T26 chromosome 12, BBRACH_0.4, whole genome shotgun sequence genomic region, the following are encoded:
- the LOC125704583 gene encoding hepatocyte growth factor activator isoform X1 encodes MNQLARAIFALGLLRYVFSASTTRGELTGSEVINTRTIQKRSLSKVFTVDGQECKFPFRYAGMVHHQCLPTHSSRFWCSTTSNFDRDRKWTFCVSEELGTSAEDPCLDRPCANGGLCTSDPGRGAFVCHCPEPFTGSLCSQEKCYEEAHRKHYDLGESWGRIHMRGVEQCTCVGGQAMCERVRYTACDGNPCQNEGTCRSLASTGAVVCACRAGFGGPHCSINLEERCYEGNGVDYRGTASTTLSGAHCLPWSSELLHTELSLANAETAALLANVESTMQLGLGDHAFCRNPDGDTIPWCYTLKNTVISWEYCDIPSCRLPGTDSRLVMPTVQPTTVTQTQPSRPPTCGTRHMKRSARPRILGGHAALPGAHPWMAAIYIGESFCAGTLIASCWVLSAAHCFSGNPLASQVLVILGQHRFNDTGPNTKSHRIEKYIFYDKYSVYNPTVHDIVLVKLKKEKGKCAKMTQFVRPICLPGEDMSFPDYHCCDITGWGHMYEKANAYADQLMEGVVYIVPFEQCSRPNMYGTEVTSTMLCAGHWCVDACQGDSGGPLACRRNGVYFLYGIVSWGDGCGRSRKPGVYTRVTKYVNWIQKVTKSKP; translated from the exons ATGAATCAGCTAGCGAGGGCGATATTCGCTTTAGGTCTTCTTCGTTATGTGTTCAGCGCGAGTACGACG CGCGGAGAACTTACCGGATCGGAAGTTATCAACACAAGGACCATACAAAAACGGAGTCTCAGTAAAG TGTTTACCGTAGATGGACAAGAGTGCAAATTCCCATTCCGCTATGCTGGGATGGTGCATCACCAGTGTCTCCCCACCCATTCATCCCGTTTTTg GTGCTCCACAACCTCCAACTTTGACCGGGACAGAAAGTGGACCTTCTGTGTATCTGAAGAACTGGGCACCAGCG CAGAGGACCCATGCCTGGACCGCCCCTGCGCCAACGGCGGTTTGTGCACCAGTGACCCTGGACGGGGGGCTTTTGTGTGCCACTGTCCCGAGCCCTTCACCGGGAGCCTGTGCTCACAGG AGAAGTGTTACGAGGAGGCACACCGGAAGCACTACGACCTGGGGGAGTCATGGGGGAGAATTCACATGCGTGGCGTGGAGCAGTGCACGTGCGTGGGAGGCCAGGCCATGTGCGAGCGTGTCCGATACACAG CTTGTGATGGAAACCCGTGTCAGAACGAGGGGACGTGTCGGAGCCTCGCTTCCACAGGGGCAGTTGTGTGCGCCTGCCGGGCTGGCTTTGGGGGTCCCCACTGCAGTATCA ACCTAGAGGAGCGCTGCTATGAAGGCAACGGTGTCGATTACCGAggcactgccagcaccactTTGTCTGGTGCCCactgcctgccctggagctcagAGCTGCTGCACACCGAGCTGAGCCTCGCCAATGCAGAGaccgccgccctgctggccaATGTGGAAAGCACCATGCAGTTGGGTCTGGGGGATCATGCTTTTTGCAG GAACCCGGACGGGGACACAATTCCCTGGTGCTACACCCTGAAGAACACAGTCATCTCCTGGGAATACTGTGATATCCCATCCTGCAGGCTGCCCGGCA CAGATTCTCGCCTGGTAATGCCAACTGTTCAGCCCACCACAGTGACCCAAACCCAACCCAGTCGCCCCCCAACCTGTGGGACGAGGCACATGAAAAGGTCCGCGCGACCTCGCATCCTGGGGGGTCACGCTGCCCTCCCAGGAGCACACCCATGGATGGCGGCCATCTACATCGGGGAGTCCTTCTGTGCGGGGACCCTCATCGCCTCCTGCTGGGTGCTGTCAGCAGCACATTGCTTTTCTGGAAA TCCTCTGGCATCCCAAGTGCTTGTCATCCTGGGTCAGCACCGCTTCAACGACACGGGACCAAACACCAAGTCACATCGAATCGAGAAGTACATATTCTACGACAAATACTCTGTGTATAATCCAACCGTCCATGACATCG TGCTCGTCAAACTCAAAAAGGAGAAAGGCAAGTGTGCCAAGATGACTCAGTTTGTGCGCCCCATCTGTCTGCCTGGGGAGGACATGTCCTTCCCAGACTATCACTGCTGTGACATCACCGGCTGGGGACACATGTATGAGA AGGCAAACGCATACGCCGATCAGCTCATGGAAGGCGTTGTGTACATTGTCCCATTCGAGCAGTGCAGCCGACCGAATATGTATGGGACAGAGGTCACTTCCACAATGCTTTGCGCTGGCCATTGGTGCGTGGATGCTTGCCAG GGTGACTCAGGGGGGCCACTAGCCTGCAGAAGGAATGGAGTTTACTTCTTATACGGCATCGTCAGCTGGGGTGACGGCTGCGGCCGGAGCCGAAAGCCTGGCGTTTACACCAGGGTGACTAAGTATGTGAACTGGATCCAGAAGGTCACCAAGTCCAAACCCTAA
- the LOC125704583 gene encoding hepatocyte growth factor activator isoform X2, with protein MNQLARAIFALGLLRYVFSASTTRGELTGSEVINTRTIQKRSLSKVFTVDGQECKFPFRYAGMVHHQCLPTHSSRFWCSTTSNFDRDRKWTFCVSEELGTSAEDPCLDRPCANGGLCTSDPGRGAFVCHCPEPFTGSLCSQEKCYEEAHRKHYDLGESWGRIHMRGVEQCTCVGGQAMCERVRYTACDGNPCQNEGTCRSLASTGAVVCACRAGFGGPHCSINLEERCYEGNGVDYRGTASTTLSGAHCLPWSSELLHTELSLANAETAALLANVESTMQLGLGDHAFCRNPDGDTIPWCYTLKNTVISWEYCDIPSCRLPGNSRLVMPTVQPTTVTQTQPSRPPTCGTRHMKRSARPRILGGHAALPGAHPWMAAIYIGESFCAGTLIASCWVLSAAHCFSGNPLASQVLVILGQHRFNDTGPNTKSHRIEKYIFYDKYSVYNPTVHDIVLVKLKKEKGKCAKMTQFVRPICLPGEDMSFPDYHCCDITGWGHMYEKANAYADQLMEGVVYIVPFEQCSRPNMYGTEVTSTMLCAGHWCVDACQGDSGGPLACRRNGVYFLYGIVSWGDGCGRSRKPGVYTRVTKYVNWIQKVTKSKP; from the exons ATGAATCAGCTAGCGAGGGCGATATTCGCTTTAGGTCTTCTTCGTTATGTGTTCAGCGCGAGTACGACG CGCGGAGAACTTACCGGATCGGAAGTTATCAACACAAGGACCATACAAAAACGGAGTCTCAGTAAAG TGTTTACCGTAGATGGACAAGAGTGCAAATTCCCATTCCGCTATGCTGGGATGGTGCATCACCAGTGTCTCCCCACCCATTCATCCCGTTTTTg GTGCTCCACAACCTCCAACTTTGACCGGGACAGAAAGTGGACCTTCTGTGTATCTGAAGAACTGGGCACCAGCG CAGAGGACCCATGCCTGGACCGCCCCTGCGCCAACGGCGGTTTGTGCACCAGTGACCCTGGACGGGGGGCTTTTGTGTGCCACTGTCCCGAGCCCTTCACCGGGAGCCTGTGCTCACAGG AGAAGTGTTACGAGGAGGCACACCGGAAGCACTACGACCTGGGGGAGTCATGGGGGAGAATTCACATGCGTGGCGTGGAGCAGTGCACGTGCGTGGGAGGCCAGGCCATGTGCGAGCGTGTCCGATACACAG CTTGTGATGGAAACCCGTGTCAGAACGAGGGGACGTGTCGGAGCCTCGCTTCCACAGGGGCAGTTGTGTGCGCCTGCCGGGCTGGCTTTGGGGGTCCCCACTGCAGTATCA ACCTAGAGGAGCGCTGCTATGAAGGCAACGGTGTCGATTACCGAggcactgccagcaccactTTGTCTGGTGCCCactgcctgccctggagctcagAGCTGCTGCACACCGAGCTGAGCCTCGCCAATGCAGAGaccgccgccctgctggccaATGTGGAAAGCACCATGCAGTTGGGTCTGGGGGATCATGCTTTTTGCAG GAACCCGGACGGGGACACAATTCCCTGGTGCTACACCCTGAAGAACACAGTCATCTCCTGGGAATACTGTGATATCCCATCCTGCAGGCTGCCCGGCA ATTCTCGCCTGGTAATGCCAACTGTTCAGCCCACCACAGTGACCCAAACCCAACCCAGTCGCCCCCCAACCTGTGGGACGAGGCACATGAAAAGGTCCGCGCGACCTCGCATCCTGGGGGGTCACGCTGCCCTCCCAGGAGCACACCCATGGATGGCGGCCATCTACATCGGGGAGTCCTTCTGTGCGGGGACCCTCATCGCCTCCTGCTGGGTGCTGTCAGCAGCACATTGCTTTTCTGGAAA TCCTCTGGCATCCCAAGTGCTTGTCATCCTGGGTCAGCACCGCTTCAACGACACGGGACCAAACACCAAGTCACATCGAATCGAGAAGTACATATTCTACGACAAATACTCTGTGTATAATCCAACCGTCCATGACATCG TGCTCGTCAAACTCAAAAAGGAGAAAGGCAAGTGTGCCAAGATGACTCAGTTTGTGCGCCCCATCTGTCTGCCTGGGGAGGACATGTCCTTCCCAGACTATCACTGCTGTGACATCACCGGCTGGGGACACATGTATGAGA AGGCAAACGCATACGCCGATCAGCTCATGGAAGGCGTTGTGTACATTGTCCCATTCGAGCAGTGCAGCCGACCGAATATGTATGGGACAGAGGTCACTTCCACAATGCTTTGCGCTGGCCATTGGTGCGTGGATGCTTGCCAG GGTGACTCAGGGGGGCCACTAGCCTGCAGAAGGAATGGAGTTTACTTCTTATACGGCATCGTCAGCTGGGGTGACGGCTGCGGCCGGAGCCGAAAGCCTGGCGTTTACACCAGGGTGACTAAGTATGTGAACTGGATCCAGAAGGTCACCAAGTCCAAACCCTAA
- the LOC125704583 gene encoding hepatocyte growth factor activator isoform X3: MNQLARAIFALGLLRYVFSASTTRGELTGSEVINTRTIQKRSLSKDGQECKFPFRYAGMVHHQCLPTHSSRFWCSTTSNFDRDRKWTFCVSEELGTSAEDPCLDRPCANGGLCTSDPGRGAFVCHCPEPFTGSLCSQEKCYEEAHRKHYDLGESWGRIHMRGVEQCTCVGGQAMCERVRYTACDGNPCQNEGTCRSLASTGAVVCACRAGFGGPHCSINLEERCYEGNGVDYRGTASTTLSGAHCLPWSSELLHTELSLANAETAALLANVESTMQLGLGDHAFCRNPDGDTIPWCYTLKNTVISWEYCDIPSCRLPGTDSRLVMPTVQPTTVTQTQPSRPPTCGTRHMKRSARPRILGGHAALPGAHPWMAAIYIGESFCAGTLIASCWVLSAAHCFSGNPLASQVLVILGQHRFNDTGPNTKSHRIEKYIFYDKYSVYNPTVHDIVLVKLKKEKGKCAKMTQFVRPICLPGEDMSFPDYHCCDITGWGHMYEKANAYADQLMEGVVYIVPFEQCSRPNMYGTEVTSTMLCAGHWCVDACQGDSGGPLACRRNGVYFLYGIVSWGDGCGRSRKPGVYTRVTKYVNWIQKVTKSKP; this comes from the exons ATGAATCAGCTAGCGAGGGCGATATTCGCTTTAGGTCTTCTTCGTTATGTGTTCAGCGCGAGTACGACG CGCGGAGAACTTACCGGATCGGAAGTTATCAACACAAGGACCATACAAAAACGGAGTCTCAGTAAAG ATGGACAAGAGTGCAAATTCCCATTCCGCTATGCTGGGATGGTGCATCACCAGTGTCTCCCCACCCATTCATCCCGTTTTTg GTGCTCCACAACCTCCAACTTTGACCGGGACAGAAAGTGGACCTTCTGTGTATCTGAAGAACTGGGCACCAGCG CAGAGGACCCATGCCTGGACCGCCCCTGCGCCAACGGCGGTTTGTGCACCAGTGACCCTGGACGGGGGGCTTTTGTGTGCCACTGTCCCGAGCCCTTCACCGGGAGCCTGTGCTCACAGG AGAAGTGTTACGAGGAGGCACACCGGAAGCACTACGACCTGGGGGAGTCATGGGGGAGAATTCACATGCGTGGCGTGGAGCAGTGCACGTGCGTGGGAGGCCAGGCCATGTGCGAGCGTGTCCGATACACAG CTTGTGATGGAAACCCGTGTCAGAACGAGGGGACGTGTCGGAGCCTCGCTTCCACAGGGGCAGTTGTGTGCGCCTGCCGGGCTGGCTTTGGGGGTCCCCACTGCAGTATCA ACCTAGAGGAGCGCTGCTATGAAGGCAACGGTGTCGATTACCGAggcactgccagcaccactTTGTCTGGTGCCCactgcctgccctggagctcagAGCTGCTGCACACCGAGCTGAGCCTCGCCAATGCAGAGaccgccgccctgctggccaATGTGGAAAGCACCATGCAGTTGGGTCTGGGGGATCATGCTTTTTGCAG GAACCCGGACGGGGACACAATTCCCTGGTGCTACACCCTGAAGAACACAGTCATCTCCTGGGAATACTGTGATATCCCATCCTGCAGGCTGCCCGGCA CAGATTCTCGCCTGGTAATGCCAACTGTTCAGCCCACCACAGTGACCCAAACCCAACCCAGTCGCCCCCCAACCTGTGGGACGAGGCACATGAAAAGGTCCGCGCGACCTCGCATCCTGGGGGGTCACGCTGCCCTCCCAGGAGCACACCCATGGATGGCGGCCATCTACATCGGGGAGTCCTTCTGTGCGGGGACCCTCATCGCCTCCTGCTGGGTGCTGTCAGCAGCACATTGCTTTTCTGGAAA TCCTCTGGCATCCCAAGTGCTTGTCATCCTGGGTCAGCACCGCTTCAACGACACGGGACCAAACACCAAGTCACATCGAATCGAGAAGTACATATTCTACGACAAATACTCTGTGTATAATCCAACCGTCCATGACATCG TGCTCGTCAAACTCAAAAAGGAGAAAGGCAAGTGTGCCAAGATGACTCAGTTTGTGCGCCCCATCTGTCTGCCTGGGGAGGACATGTCCTTCCCAGACTATCACTGCTGTGACATCACCGGCTGGGGACACATGTATGAGA AGGCAAACGCATACGCCGATCAGCTCATGGAAGGCGTTGTGTACATTGTCCCATTCGAGCAGTGCAGCCGACCGAATATGTATGGGACAGAGGTCACTTCCACAATGCTTTGCGCTGGCCATTGGTGCGTGGATGCTTGCCAG GGTGACTCAGGGGGGCCACTAGCCTGCAGAAGGAATGGAGTTTACTTCTTATACGGCATCGTCAGCTGGGGTGACGGCTGCGGCCGGAGCCGAAAGCCTGGCGTTTACACCAGGGTGACTAAGTATGTGAACTGGATCCAGAAGGTCACCAAGTCCAAACCCTAA